One Manihot esculenta cultivar AM560-2 chromosome 6, M.esculenta_v8, whole genome shotgun sequence DNA segment encodes these proteins:
- the LOC110617644 gene encoding LOB domain-containing protein 27 has protein sequence MFTHFCFNKIIKPSRSLFLLYHHHHLHFFLVCPCRIVTHIVSQDFDAAGNMTLKGGTSQACAACKYRRRKCSSECPLAPYFLPDQPKMFQNAHKLFGVSNILKILKNLDAPQKAEAMRSIIYQSNIRDRFPVHGCWGIICQLHYQIRQAEEELHAVHSQLEMYRQHQQHQISSLTDDVPSQLELGMATPSNALSLFGHSTSPQPYDVVNALPISQQHSYSNSSNAGYSSGYLDSKDHLGNSSLWVQHPYATTTNNNNNNTNPMAIQSQLVASQPLSIQQEVVQDYDEIHPFFDTIDDRQSYIDSKEAYDSSSEESLKDTTQSIEHVAENELKSAAACFSLTSVN, from the exons ATGTTTACCCATTTCTGTTTCAACAAAATCATCAAACCCTCTCGCTCTCTTTTCTTActatatcatcatcatcacctCCACTTCTTCTTGGTTTGTCCTTGTAGAATTGTAACACACATTGTCTCCCAAGATTTTGATGCTGCTGGAAATATGACCCTTAAGGGCGGCACCAGCCAGGCCTGTGCTGCGTGCAAATACCGCAGGAGAAAATGCTCCTCTGAGTGTCCCTTAGCTCCTTATTTCCTACCTGATCAACCAAAAATGTTTCAAAATGCCCATAAATTATTTGGTGTAAGCAACATTCTTAAGATACTCAAAAATCTTGATGCCCCTCAAAAGGCAGAAGCAATGCGTTCTATTATCTACCAATCAAATATTCGTGACAGGTTTCCTGTTCATGGCTGTTGGGGCATCATCTGTCAGCTTCATTACCAGATTAGGCAGGCTGAAGAAGAGCTACATGCTGTTCATTCACAGCTTGAGATGTATAGGCAACATCAACAGCATCAGATTTCTTCTTTAACTGATGATGTTCCTTCGCAATTAGAATTAGGGATGGCTACTCCTAGTAATGCCCTTTCACTTTTTGGTCACTCTACCTCTCCTCAACCTTATGATGTTGTGAATGCTTTGCCTATTTCACAGCAGCACTCCTACTCCAATAGCAGCAATGCTGGTTATAGTTCTGGTTACTTAGATTCCAAGGATCATCTAGGCAATTCTTCTTTGTGGGTTCAACATCCATATGCTACCACcactaataataacaataataacacCAATCCTATGGCAATTCAGTCTCAATTGGTTGCCTCACAGCCATTATCTATTCAACAAGAAGTTGTTCAAGATTATGACGAAATCCATCCATTTTTTGATACTATAGATGACCGGCAATCCTACATAGATTCCAAAGAGGCCTATGACTCAAG CTCCGAAGAATCATTGAAGGACACAACACAATCAATTGAGCATGTAGCTGAGAATGAATTGAAGAGTGCTGCTGCCTGCTTTAGTCTTACAAGTGTCAATTGA